The Lacticaseibacillus pabuli region TTCAAGGCGAAATGGACTACACCTTGTCTTGGTACATCAAGGGTCGCCGTTTCCCAGAAAAATCGCTGGGTCTGGCAATTGATGGGGGTGCAATTGACGGCATGTCTGACCTGAAACAACGGGTTACCCTACTGCGCCAGGCAGATTTTCCAATGAATCAAGCAGACAACCAAGTGGTACGCAGCTTAGTTCGCGCCTGGAAGAAGCAACACCAATCACAACCGGCCACTAAGCGAACACGCGCTAAGCAGCCTGCTCTAAGTCGCAATCCAGAAATCGCACGAATACGCCGCCAGTTAAAGACAAGTACGCGATACGCTGTCGCAACATATACTGACACACTCACGACACTGATACAGGCCATTCAAGCGGATCCCGAGTTGCAAAATCGGCGGACAATTCTGCGCCGACTCAGCCAATTTAGTGAGAATGCTAATCGATTGGTCAAAACAATTTCCACTCCGGATGCAAAAATGCTCTTAACACTTAAACTGCACGTTCTACAAACCAAACAATTATCGGTCGAAGATTTTCGCAAGCTCGATACCTGGGCGCGAAAGTTTGCACAAGTTGAACGTGCGACAGCACCGCGGCGACAAAAGACGCGTCAATCCCAAACAACATATTCCGGTCCCAATCTTAAAATTCTGCGGCAAGGTAAACACCGCTTTGCTAAAGACGAGGCCATCCGCTATCAACGTTATATAGAAATGACGGGACATTAACACACGAAAGACAAATAACAAAGCGGGTAAGACTCAGCAGAGTGCTTGCCCGTTTTGTGTACTCCTGGATAATTACCTGCAAGGTCCCGCGAAGCATAAAAGTATAAAAGTATAAAAACATAATTTTATACTAGTGACGTCAACTCAGACTTAATTCGTCACAATTAGTTGACATGTTAATCAGTAGGGCGTACTCTTTAATTGTTGAACAACTGTTAAAGAATAAAAGAGGTATGAAATGGCAAGAACACGTGGATTTGATTCAGACCAAACACTGGAAAAAGTGATGATTACCTTCTGGCAAAACGGCTTTGATCAAACCGGTGTCAGAGAGCTAACCGCAGCTAGCGGCGTCAAACCGCAAAGTCTTTACAACGCTTACGGACGCAAAGAAGGCCTCTTTGCACATGCACTTAAACATTACCTTACCGTTGCAGAGCACGCAGCAGACGCTGTTGTTACCAGTGAACAGACCGCCCCAGAAAAATTGGTTCAGTTGCTCATTCTTGATTGGGGCAGCTTACCCTACCCGAACGGTTGCATGATTATCAGTGCAATGAGTGAATTCGAAAAAATCAATCCGAATCTATCTGACCTTGCCCAACAACTGTTTGACTATCTGACGAACCGATTTGTCCAAATTTTACAAATGATGCCCAATCAATTGCGCACTGACTTAGACGTTCAAGACATTGCACAAACCCTGCTCACCGTTCACAACGGACTACAGATATCTGCGCGTAATGGTGCGCCGATGTCTGAGCTCCAAGCAATTGCTCACACCACGGTCCAAGCAATTTTGAAGGAGGAAGCAAAATGAAACTCTCATTATGTGTCGACGCTATCCGTAAACTAGAAGCCTACCAGGCGCCCGATACCCAGATTCTGATTGACCTCGATGATGGTGTCGGTCCCTACTCAACATTACTGATGGAAAACGGCCTGAAGTACCGCTTGCTTGTGGTCCCTGCAGATTCCGTTCCAGCAGATTTCAACCACACATTGGTTTCCGAAGTCGGCCCCATCCGATTTAACGACGCAACTGCAATGTACCTAGATAACACGATGTCCTTGCGTTTTGATGCCAAACGCGACGCTTTCCAACTTTGGAGCAACGCTGGGCTACTCGAATCAGATTTGCCAATTCTGAGCGCAACACCACAAGTTGCCCGACTTCAATAACAGATGATAATCAGCAGACACAAAGGGACGAGTTCAATGAACTCGCCCCTTTTGTGTCTTCAATTGGTTATCTGGTTTCTTGCGGTATCCCTATTTAGCTTCGTAATCATCAGCATCCGTCGCGAATGCCAGGTCCTTCTGCTTTTCTAAGGCCGCTAGCCGCGCCGCCAAACTGGCATGAATCTGCGCGTAGGCGTCGCTACCCAAGGTCATGCGGAGCGGCCCATCCCCTTCGTCAACGCGCCGCACAATCGCGTCCGCCATCTTTTGCGGATCACCGGCAATTTGCTTCAGCATCGCCTCCGCATCAGTTCCGGGTACGGCGCCTTTGATGTACGCCGTCAAGTTGCCAGCAGCTGACCCCTGGTATGCAGGCATATCGGCACCAAAAGCCCCCTTCACACCAAAACCAGTTCGAATGCCACCCGGCTCCACAACTGTGACGTGAACGTTAAATGGCGCGACTTCCAGTGCCATGGCCTCAAATGCGGCTTCGACCGCATACTTGGAGGCACTGTAAATACCCATCGCTGGTGATGTATACTCCCCAGCCATACTTGAAATTTGAACAATCTGGCCACGACCTTGCTTACGAAAATAGGGTAAGAATGCCCGCGCGGTGTTGAGCGAGCCAAACAGGTTAACGGCGAAGACATCCGTCGTCTGTTGCGCGCTGATGCTCTCAACGGGTCCGTAGATGCCATATGCCGCGTTATTCAGCAGCACATCTATCGTGCCCAAATCTTTGAACGCACGCGCAACCACCTGCTGCACGTCATCCGGATCCTGCAGATTCATCGTGGCCTCCCACAACTGATCCCCATATGCCGTCTTTAAGTCTGCAAGCGCACCAGCACGATGCGTGGTCGCCGCCACACGATCACCACGTTTGAGCAAATCGCGCACAACCAAAGATGCCAGACCACCAGTTGCACCCGTAATAAACCATGTCTTCATACCTGTACCTCCATTTTAGAGATAGTGCTATCTCTAATTAATACAGCTCAGTATAGAGATAGTATTATCTCTTGTCAACCCCGAGGATTCGTGTATGCTTAACCTATGAAACGAAAAAGCGAAACCCTACGTCAACAAATCATTGAAGCCACCACGGATTTAATTATCACATCCGGAATTGCAGCCACGTCAACAGTCAAGGTGGCGCAATTGGTGAAAACCAGCCAAAGCAATTTATACAAATACTTCAACAATCGCCAGGCGTTGCTACTGGCCGTCTTTGAGTACCACCAGCAATTATTATTCCCAGCTGAGTCGGAATTACCTACAGCAGCTACCTTCGATCAATTAGTGTCCTTCTGCCGGCAAGAGATTGCTTTCGCTGATGCAAATCCGCGCACGATTCAGGTCATTGCGGCATTCCGGGCGCAACCCGAACTGCACGCACAACTGCCTGCCATCGCCGCCAACCCGGTCTTACAATCCTTGTTTGTGGCCCTACAACGAGAACAAGCAGCTGGGGTGATCAAGTCGCTCCCCGGAGAATTTCTAGCTGAGGGTGTCTTCGCCATTATTGTGAATTACACGACGGCCAAGCTTGCCCATGAACCCTACCTGAACGCATTAAGCCAAGCGGACGTCCTTCAGCTCATTGAGGACCTGGTACGCACACATTAAAATAGCGTCACAAAAATACGCCTTCCGCATCTCGCGGAGGGCGTATTATTTGTTAGGCACCAGTCGAATCAGTCAACGGCGCATTCTTTGCATCTTCACTGGCGAGCCACTTTGCATGCTGCTCAGCACTCAGCCGGGCATCCTTGCCAATCAGCAAATGCACCGGTGCTTTGTCCATGTGCGCCAATTTGTACAGCGCATCGGCAACCTTGGCAGGCTCA contains the following coding sequences:
- a CDS encoding SDR family NAD(P)-dependent oxidoreductase; amino-acid sequence: MKTWFITGATGGLASLVVRDLLKRGDRVAATTHRAGALADLKTAYGDQLWEATMNLQDPDDVQQVVARAFKDLGTIDVLLNNAAYGIYGPVESISAQQTTDVFAVNLFGSLNTARAFLPYFRKQGRGQIVQISSMAGEYTSPAMGIYSASKYAVEAAFEAMALEVAPFNVHVTVVEPGGIRTGFGVKGAFGADMPAYQGSAAGNLTAYIKGAVPGTDAEAMLKQIAGDPQKMADAIVRRVDEGDGPLRMTLGSDAYAQIHASLAARLAALEKQKDLAFATDADDYEAK
- a CDS encoding TetR/AcrR family transcriptional regulator, with the translated sequence MKRKSETLRQQIIEATTDLIITSGIAATSTVKVAQLVKTSQSNLYKYFNNRQALLLAVFEYHQQLLFPAESELPTAATFDQLVSFCRQEIAFADANPRTIQVIAAFRAQPELHAQLPAIAANPVLQSLFVALQREQAAGVIKSLPGEFLAEGVFAIIVNYTTAKLAHEPYLNALSQADVLQLIEDLVRTH
- a CDS encoding TetR/AcrR family transcriptional regulator, which gives rise to MARTRGFDSDQTLEKVMITFWQNGFDQTGVRELTAASGVKPQSLYNAYGRKEGLFAHALKHYLTVAEHAADAVVTSEQTAPEKLVQLLILDWGSLPYPNGCMIISAMSEFEKINPNLSDLAQQLFDYLTNRFVQILQMMPNQLRTDLDVQDIAQTLLTVHNGLQISARNGAPMSELQAIAHTTVQAILKEEAK
- a CDS encoding iron-sulfur cluster biosynthesis family protein — translated: MKLSLCVDAIRKLEAYQAPDTQILIDLDDGVGPYSTLLMENGLKYRLLVVPADSVPADFNHTLVSEVGPIRFNDATAMYLDNTMSLRFDAKRDAFQLWSNAGLLESDLPILSATPQVARLQ